The following nucleotide sequence is from Prosthecobacter dejongeii.
GTTTTTTCTGAGTTCCACTCTACTGGCCTCCAGGCATTTTTCGAAATCTGGACTTGGGGGGAAGTCATCACAAAGATCTTCGTAAATGAAAGGAATGCAGAGGAGGTTTTGAGTGCCTTGCAGCCAGTGCTTGAGAAAAGTCTGGAGACTAGCCGGGGCGGCGGGTGTTTTCCCTGTAAAGGTGTCTCTCAAACGATTCATCTCAGCGGAAGATGCGATGTGTTCAGCCTCTGGATGGCCATGACAGTCTAACCAAATGATTGGGTAAGGCTTTCCTTGCAAGACTCCTTTGAGAGGAATTTCCCCTTCAAAAAATAGCTGCATGGTGGTTTCATCCCAGTCGTTAACCAGCATGAGGTAAGCGAGATCTGCGGAGAGAGCCAGCTTGCGTGAAGAGGCGTATTCTTTGACCCGAAAACCTGTATCTACCAGTGGCCCGATGTAATCTCGATCATCGCTACGGGTGCCGCCGCTATTCTCTTCATCTTTTCCAGCGGAACTGATTAATGGTATCTCAGCATTGCCGACGGGAAACCCGACGAGCCATGCGGCACCTTTGAGATCCAGGGTTTTAAGTGTTGCGTCGGAATTCGCATGCCAAATGCGCACTTTTTTTCGCATGGTGCGACTCAGGGCTTTGATGTACTGAACGGCTGATTTTCTATGTTTGAGTTCAACCGTGAAAATCAGTTCATCTCCGAGGGCTTTCCACAGCCTGAGAAGGGGTAACTTAGAATCTAAGCCAGTAATCTCAGTATTGAGTAGATCCGGGAACTCTTGGAAAAAGTTGATGAAAAGGTTCAGCCAATTCTGATTGCGGTCTTTGCTTTCACGCTGCTTGAAGTGGGTGGAGCCGACGATGTCCACGCTCATGAAGAGCTTTAATTTCGGGCGAGAGAGTTCCTGAAACTCGTCTTCAGAGAGGTTGGATTTAATCCTCATGCTAAGCCAAGCCCCTTTAGCCGGATTTTGACGACGGCTTCAGAGACTTGATATTTATGGACGATCCGGGGAATGCTGTGATCGAAAGCTTTCCAGTCTTGGCGGAACTGGGTGGAGGGTAAGAGGAAAGCAGCGGCAAACCAATTCGCCTCCCACTCCACACGGGTGCTGCCCTCTCGACCAATCCGGATGGCCTTTTTGCCACCCTCGGAGTGCAGAAAATAATGGCCCAACTCATGAGCGATGGTAAAGCGGTTCCTCAGATTGCCGGTGTAGGCAGGCAGGCGGATGATAAAAGCGGGAGTTCGCCCTGGGAATACTTGCAGGCTACCGCTGCCACTGTCGGTATCCCAAGCATCGTATTTCACTTCCCCACCCAGGCGCTCCACGTAGGGAGCAAGCTCGGAGCCTGGAATATAACCCAGTTTGGCCGCAACTTTTTCAGCAATCTCATCCACAACGATTTTTTGCAGATTAGCAGGTTGAGGTTCTACAGAATCAATGATAGGCGCAGGCATAGAGGTAACCTCCTGAAAGAGAAACGAAGTTCTAAGATGGAGCAAGGGAATTATTAAGACACAGCGATGGGCTGGTGTGTTGCCTTTTTCAAATGAGCCGCCCCCTTTTCAAAACCCTTCGGCTTGCGCGGCGTGGTCGGCGGGGGTGCCTCTTAGAGAGGGCCATTCGCCGTAGCAGAAGGCGATGCCGCCGCTGCGGAGGCGGTCGGCGATGCGGTCGCCTAACCAATGACGGGTTTCTTTGGCGGGGCGGTTGCCTAACAAGAGGGTGCGGCGGGCGGTTTTGTGCCGGTGGTCGAGGATGGCGAAGAGGATTTCTTCGCCGTCGGCGGGGAGGTCGCGCAGGCAGATTTCATCCAAAATGAGGAGGTGGGGGCTGCGGTGGCGGTGGAGGACGGTGTGGGTGCTGTCCTCCCCATAGGCGCGGTGGTAGGCGCTGAAGAGGGCGGCGCAGTCGACCCAGCGGACGCTTTGCCCCTGGGCGAAGGTGAGGTGGGCGAGGGCGGCGGCGAGGTGGCCTTTGCCGATGCCGGGGCTGCCGGCGAGGAGGAGGTTGCGGATGCGGCCGGTGGCGAAGAGGTGGGCTTTTTCTAGGAAGGTGCTGGGGGGGACGTGGCCTTCGGTGAGGCGGGGGTGGGGGCGGTCGGTCTGGAAGTTTTCGAGGGTGGCGTGGCGGACATCGGGCGGGATGCCGGCGGCCTCCTGGCGGCGCTGGTGGCGGGCGGCCTGGGCGGCGGCGTGGCACTGGGGGCAGGTGTAGTGGGGCTGGCCGCGCTGGTGGGAGGCGGGGTGATCCAGCACGGCGGGGGTGTGCGGGTGGCGCGGGCAGGGCTGGGTGGCGGGGGCGGCGCGGAGCTG
It contains:
- a CDS encoding ImmA/IrrE family metallo-endopeptidase; the encoded protein is MPAPIIDSVEPQPANLQKIVVDEIAEKVAAKLGYIPGSELAPYVERLGGEVKYDAWDTDSGSGSLQVFPGRTPAFIIRLPAYTGNLRNRFTIAHELGHYFLHSEGGKKAIRIGREGSTRVEWEANWFAAAFLLPSTQFRQDWKAFDHSIPRIVHKYQVSEAVVKIRLKGLGLA
- a CDS encoding ATP-binding protein, encoding HRQPPPTTANHRQPPPTTANHRQPPPTTANHHQPPPTTANPLLTPMSLDHLLTTLQQRSAAFHAQLRAAPATQPCPRHPHTPAVLDHPASHQRGQPHYTCPQCHAAAQAARHQRRQEAAGIPPDVRHATLENFQTDRPHPRLTEGHVPPSTFLEKAHLFATGRIRNLLLAGSPGIGKGHLAAALAHLTFAQGQSVRWVDCAALFSAYHRAYGEDSTHTVLHRHRSPHLLILDEICLRDLPADGEEILFAILDHRHKTARRTLLLGNRPAKETRHWLGDRIADRLRSGGIAFCYGEWPSLRGTPADHAAQAEGF